The following proteins are co-located in the Cryptococcus neoformans var. neoformans B-3501A chromosome 12, whole genome shotgun sequence genome:
- a CDS encoding hypothetical protein (HMMPfam hit to C2, C2 domain, score: 73.8, E(): 4.4e-19; HMMPfam hit to HECT, HECT-domain (ubiquitin-transferase), score: 571.4, E(): 7e-169; HMMPfam hit to WW, WW domain, score: 176.1, E(): 7.4e-50) yields the protein MVAFTATGNRNLTRKIRVTIVAADSLIKRDILRLPDPFAIVSVDSEQIHTTSVIKRTLNPYWNENFDIDVKDSSIVAVQIFDQRKFKRKQDQGFLGVINIKVSDVIDLELGGQEMLTKELKKGSDGQAVQGKLIVYLSTQTNAPISNNPAASSSTNVATPAPAASALASNNAAGQSISRPASAIQPAQGAEASVPTSADAIASAVPQPAAQAVGVSSSGAPNVNPTIQAASTGQTGTSTNVGHEFDSHSDQYGPLPVGWERRIDHLGRQYYVDHNTRTTTWNRPSDNELSNSATQATSTGEARARHNQRTLPDEMLDVQQSGANSGGATTPTTGSAQANPVNASNATTAGQGPLPSGWEQRFTPEGRPYFVDHNTRTTTWVDPRRQQLLRFIAPGQQGNLSVQPQTVSQLGPLPSGWEMRLTSTARVYFVDHNTKTTTWDDPRLPSSLDQNVPQYKRDFRRKLIYFRSQPALRSNTGQCHMKVSRDNIFEGSYTEIMRQTPNDLKKRLMIKFEGEDGLDYGGLSREFFFLLSHEMFNPFYCLFEYSAHDNYTLQINPNSGVNPEHLNYFKFIGRVVGLGIFHRRFLDAYFIVSFYKMILGKKIALQDLESVDAGLFRGLTWMLENDITGVIEDTFSITEEHFGEVVTVDLKPGGRDVEVTEDNKKDYVDLVTEYRISKRVSEQFQAFMSGFNELIPQELINVFDERELELLIGGMSEIDVDDWQKHTDYRGYNPSDEVVEWFWKIVKNWPAEKKSRLLQFTTGTSRIPVNGFKDLQGSDGPRRFTIEKAGEVTQLPKSHTCFNRIDLPAYKSYEALEQKLTIAVEETVGFGQE from the exons ATGGTCGCCTTCACGGCCACTGGAAACAGAAACTT AACACGAAAGATCCGAGTGACGA TCGTCGCGGCAGATTCCCTCATTAAGCGTGATATCCTCCGACTCCCAGACCCATTCGCTATCGTCTCTGTTGACTCGGAGCAAATTCACACCACTTCGGTCATCAAGAGGACACTGAACCCTTATTGGAATGA GAATTTTGACATCGACGTAAAGGATTCGTCCATTGTGGCAGTACAAATCTTTGACCAGCGGAAGTTCAAGAGAAAG CAAGACCAAGGTTTCCTTGGTGTGATCAATATCAAAGTTTCCGATGTCATTGATCTTGAACTTGGCGGTCAGGAGATGCTCACAAAGGAGCTCAAAAAGGGTTCCGACGGCCAGGCGGTCCAAGGCAAATTGATCGTTTACCTCTCTACTCAAACCAACGCTCCTATCTCGAACAACCCCGCCGCTTCTAGCTCCACCAACGTCGCTACACCTGCGCctgctgcttctgcttTGGCTTCGAACAACGCCGCTGGCCAATCTATCTCTCGTCCCGCCTCTGCAATCCAGCCCGCCCAAGGCGCCGAAGCATCCGTTCCTACTTCTGCCGACGCCATTGCTTCTGCTGTTCCCCAACCCGCAGCCCAAGCAGTGGGTGtgtcttcttccggcgCTCCCAACGTCAACCCCACCATCCAAGCTGCTTCTACTGGTCAAACGGGAACTAGCACCAACGTAGGCCATGAATTCGATTCTCATTCTGACCAGTACGGACCATTGCCTGTTGGTTGGGAACGTCGTATTGACCATCTTGGCCGTCAATACTATGTCGATCACAACACCCGTACCACGACATGGAACCGCCCGAGCGATAATGAGTTGTCTAACAGCGCCACTCAAGCGACATCCACTGGTGAAGCCAGAGCGAGGCACAACCAGAGGACATTGCCTGATGAAATGCTGGACGTGCAGCAGAGCGGTGCGAACAGTGGTGGCGCTACCACCCCTACCACTGGAAGTGCCCAGGCGAACCCCGTAAACGCTAGCAACGCTACCACTGCCGGACAAGGTCCTTTGCCTTCTGGTTGGGAACAGCGATTCACTCCCGAAGGTCGTCCTTACTTCGTCGATCACAACACCCGTACGACGACATGGGTTGACCCTCGTCGTCAGCAACTCTTGCGTTTCATCGCCCCCGGCCAGCAGGGCAACTTGTCTGTCCAGCCTCAAACCGTCAGCCAGCTCGGTCCCTTGCCTAGTGGTTGGGAGATGAGGTTGACATCCACCGCGAGAGTATACTTTGTTGACCACAATACCAAAACGACTACATGGGACGACCCTAGattgccttcttcgctcgaCCAGAATGTACCGCAGTACAAACGAGACTTCAGAAGGAAGCTCATCTACTTTAGGTCCCAGCCTGCGTTGAGGAGTAACACCGGGCAGTGTCACATGAAGGTGTCGCGTGATAATATCTTTGAGGGAAGCTATACCGAGATCATGAGGCAGACCCCGAAcgatttgaagaagaggttgatgaTCAAATTTGAGGGTGAAGACGGTTTGGATTACGGAGGTCTTTCGAG AgaattcttcttccttctttcgcaCGAAATGTTCAACCCCTTCTACTGTCTGTTTGAGTACTCTGCTCACGACAACTATACCCTCCAAATCAACCCCAACTCTGGCGTGAACCCAGAGCATCTCAATTACTTCAAGTTCATTGGCCGTGTCGTCGGTCTCGGTATCTTCCACCGTCGTTTCCTCGATGCGTACTTTATTGTCTCATTCTACAAGATGATCTTGGGTAAGAAGATTGCACTCCAAGATTTGGAGAGTGTGGACGCGGGTTTGTTTAGGGGTTTGACGTGGATGTTGGAGAATGATATCACGGGTGTCATTGAGGATACTTTCTCGATTACTGAGGAGCATTTTGGGGAGGTTGTCACCGTTGATTTGAAGCCTGGAGGTAGGGATGTTGAGGTGACAGAGGATAACAAGAAAGACTACGTCGA CCTTGTGACTGAATATCGAATCTCTAAACGAGTATCCGAGCAATTCCAAGCCTTCATGTCCGGTTTCAACGAACTCATCCCGCAAGAACTCATCAACGTATTCGATGAGCGCGAGCTCGAACTCCTTATCGGTGGTATGTCCGAGATCGACGTGGACGACTGGCAGAAACACACGGATTACAGAGGATACAACCCCTCGGATGAAGTGGTCGAGTGGTTCTGGAAGATTGTTAAGAACTGGCctgcagagaagaagtcaaggTTGTTGCAGTTCACGACTGGAACCTCGAGGATCCCTGTGAATGGTTTCAAGGATCTGCAAGGGTCCGATGGACCGAGAAGGTTTACGATTGAGAAGGCGGGAGAAGTGACGCAGTTGCCGAAATCGCACACTTGTTTCAATAGAATTGATTTACCGGCTTACAAGTCTTATGAGGCTTTAGAGCAAAAATTGACTATTGC